The Natrinema sp. DC36 genome includes the window CGAAAGCAGATGATCACTCCCCTCCTGAAGGGAACTCTCCAACTTGGCTGAGAGCCGATGCGACGAGATCTGCTGTGCACGAGTTTTCGCCCGGGTCAGGATATCCTCCTGCTTTTCCGAGACCAGCAGATACTCCTCGTCACCACGGTCGTTCGTCTCTGTCAGCACCTTCCGATCCTCAAGGAGATCAGACAGCGCCGACTCCACGTCGTCCCGAACGGACTCGAACGACTCGTCAGTCGACTTGACCATCAACCGAGCGAGGTTCGCCGGTGTCGACGGCACTTCAGAACGAACTTGATTGAGGAGGTACAGCGCCTTCGCGACACGGACAGAGAACGCATCCTCGTTGCCGCTAGCCGAGGGGATGAGTTTGTTCTCGACCATTTCCTGCACCCACAACGGGATATAGGTCGTCTCCTCAACGAGCAGATCGTACAGCTCATCCCACGTGACGAGGGCACCGACTGGCTTCTCTCCCCACCCGAATCGGGTGAATAGTGACCGGACGAGGATGAGCAACGCCCGGCCCTGTACGTACTCCTCCTCAGTCACACGTCCTCGCGGCATCAACTGCTGAATCACCGTTCGTAAGAGCCCGAGATCGTATTCGCGGAAGGGGTACGACTCGACAGCGTCGGGATCGTCACCGGCAATGTCGGAGTATGCGTCGAGCGTCAAGCCGGGCATTACCCGGAGAGCAGACTCGACATCCTGTTCGCCATCGGTGTCCTTTTGCAGCCATCGTTTACGGACGATGATCTCGGTGTCCGCCCCCTCTAGCGGCTCTTGTGCTCCGTACCACGGCTGTTCTGTGACTTCCGTATCTTCGAACTCACCGTGGATACGTTCGATCGGGTACTGCCCAGTGCCAATTACGGGGGGATTTGGCCCAATTCCCAACTCCGTCAACGCCTCCATCGTCTCTTGGAACTCTCTGTAGCGATGTCGCCCATCGCCGATGAACAGTGCTACCTCGTCGAGCCCTATCAGCAATTCCGTCTCGGTGTCAGGGGTGCTCAATGCCTCTTGAGCCGTCTTGATCCGATCGACTAGTTCGTCGGGGTTGAACTCGTCTGGTTCGACATCATCGATGGCGTCGTCGATCGACTGTTTGACTTCCTCGCGGGATGCAAATGGGGAGTTATCGAGTGTCGGAACAACATCGTAGAGCCAACTTCGTAGCAAGGCCCGCTCGTCATATACCTCCTGAAACGTCTGTCCGTGGTGCTCGACGTCCTGTAATTGCTCCCAACAGCCGTCGTGATTCATATCGAGCTGCCACGCCCACTCCAGCAGCCAGTTCGGGTCAGTCGGATAGCCCAGTTCGCGACCGATGGCCTCGTAGATGAGGTACGGAAGCGGGGGCTCCTGCGACGCGTCCCGGTTGAGGAGGTTCAGGAAAACGGGCTTCAACCGGTCGACGTGTGAGTTCGCGACGCTCTGGCGGAACGATTGGAAGCCCGGCCATCGACTCGCCAGTTCCTCGCCGAGATCGTCGAACTCTGACCCGGTATCAGCGGCAAACCCGATGAGTTTCAGGAGGTGCGTCTTTCCTGACCCGAACGTCGCGGAAATGTAGAGGAAGCGCGGTTCCTCGTGTGGGTACTTGTCGACGAGACTCCCAAGTGTGGTGAGCACGTCGCGAGCGCTATCTGTTTCGTAGAACTCGCGGACGTCGTTCTCCGCCTGCGCTCTGGAATTAACTTTCTGGACTTCCTCAAGTTCGCGGGTCGGTGACTGCTGGAAGATGTCGTGAATGTACGTATCGCTCATTGGAGATGCACCCCTTCGATCCGCCCCTCGATTTGGTGGGCGGGGTAGTAGTTGCGCGATTCCTCACCGAAGAAGCTCAATTTCCCACCGACGATGTCTCCGGGGAACGGGATACCGATGGTCGACTGTATGTTACGGCGATCGAGTTCATCGAGCAGTTCCGAGGCACGCGTGAACGGATAGAGACTCCCGAGATGCGTGAGAAGGACGACGTGCCTCTGCTGAGCTGGTGACTCGATCTCTTCGACCATGACTGCGACGAGTTCCTCTGCTAATCGGTCTTGCATGGTTTCGGTGATCGTCTCTGGTTCGCTGTTCTTTCCGAGATCGACTGCGAGTTCGAAGACATCGGTTTCGACGAACAGTTCGTCAAGTCGAAGCACTTGGACGGTTCCATTCTCCGGGAACCCCTCTGTTTGGTTTGGATTTGTGGCCCACTCGGAGAGCCGATCGGCGACACGTTGCTCGTACTTTGGCTGTACGGGGACGATCACGAACGGGTTTCGGATACCGCGTCGACCGTCAGCGAACTGTGCGAGTCGCTCCGTGAAATCGTGGAAGGGACGCTTGCTCGTCATCGGACGATCACCCCCGTCTCAGTATGCTCGATACTGAGGTCGTATCGCTCGACGAGTCGCTCCAGTTCTGCGTCCAGCGATTCTCTATCTGCCGGGAGAAGTCCGATCGCCGTGACGTCCGTGGGTGACTGTTCACCGACGAGCTCCTGTAACTCCTCAAACGTCTCGCGTATTGCATTGACGTCGCTGCCGGCAACTACGGAGAGTGGCTCCCTGTCGAGAAGCGTGTTCGTGGCCCGGATGAAGTCGTCGGCGTCGGCGTTCGTCGTCCCACCCGTTACCGTGGAAACCGCTCCCGAGACATCATCGTACCACGACACAGCTCGACGGAGCGGCATGATGTATTCGCTCTCGAAGGCCGGTCGGACATTCGATTCGAACTCACTCGCGGGCTGAATCCACGGATGCTCCTGTAACTCGTGAACGAACGAACCCACTTCGGTCGAGTCCTGGAACGAGTTCCATGCGTCCTCGATCGCGTCGTCGAGCGCCGGTGAGGTGTTTCGGACGTCGTTGAATCTGTCCCAGCCGTCGTGTGTCCACCACTCGTCGTCGTATCCATCGATACTTTCACCGAGTGTTCTGCTTGCCGTCTCGCACTCGTCGGTTAGCCAGTTGTATGACTGCTGGACGAGAGTCTGTTGGGCGTCGAGTTGCGTGAGAGCGGGGAGTCGAAGGTTCCACACCTCTTTGGCGTCTTCGAACCACTCCTGAGCGTCATTGGTCTTTTCGACGACTTCCTCCCAGTCAGTGTCTCGAGATTTAACTGCCTCTCTTCTGTCAATAGCGTTCTGCTGTTCGGCTTCTAGAGCCTCTACGAACGATTCAAGCAGATCACGAACGACTTGCGTTTGGACGTCACTCTCCGAAACCAGTCTAACGTCTTCAACAAGGCTACCGAGTCGACCGGCGAGCGTGTCGTTCGCAGACTGAAGCCTGACAATTCCATCAGGAATGGTTTCCGTCGAGTCGATGAATCCGCCCTTCCGAAGAATCCCTCGTACACCCCCGCTCCCTGCGATCTTGAGACGCGTCGTCGTCAGTTTATTCAGATCGATGACGGCGTCGAGTTCGAGAGAGTCTCCAGTTTCGTCGACAGGTAGAAAGTCTCCCTTCCGGCAGAGACCCCAGATGATCGTACACAGCGCGGGGCGGGCATTCTCGTAGATCGACTTCTTTTCGATGATCCCATCGAGGATAGTGGCCATCGCGAGGTTCCCGCCGCGATGCTTCAGTTGCTGACCGGTGAACGCACGGACGTTGTTTTGAATTGAGCCGCCATGCGTCTCTGGATCTTCCGTGGCGACATCGATTTGCTGAGCCCACGCAGGGAGTGGGTCTTGTGCGGTGAGTCCCCGGAGTTCCTGTAAGTGGTCTTCCCCTACCTGTAGCATTACAGGGTGGAAGTCGTCGGGGTAGTTGACGTCGAGATACTCCTCGACTGCTGAAACTAACCCTCCAATCTGATCGCCGCGATCCTTGACATCGAATGTTCCGCTCTTGAGTGCCTCGACGAGTTTACTTCTGACTCGAACTGCTCGGTCGGCAAGATCACGTTCTACAGACTGGGGGAGTGTATGGTCTCCAACAGCAGCTCTGAGCGACCACCATTCGATGAGGGTGTCGCGGAGGTCGTCAAGCCCGTCCTGTCCGATCGTCCATTCGAGCGGGTCTCCATCATAATCAATATCTTTCGCTGCGGGTGAAATTCCCTCAACGGCGACCTCAACATCGAGTGCATCCTCTGCATCGACCGTTGTATCGAGGCTGATCCCGTCGATGCTGAATTCGTAACGGACTGGGTATTGCTCGCCGGTATCGCCGTACTCCGCGGACGTCGGAAGTGAGAGATCACGAACGACATCGTCCCACAGATACCCGTCAACAGCCTTGATGACGCCTTCCCAGTCCGGATCGTTCACGTTCTGCTCGGACGCTTCGATTATCTCGCGCTCTTCGGGATGGGTGAACGCGTACTTCGGGCCAGTTTCGTCGTGCGTCGGGCGGATAAACTTCCGCAGCCGTTGGAGCGAGTCCTCCACGCGATTTTCCATTTGGAACTGGGTGGGGCCGTCAAGATCGCTCAAAACGGCGACAGCGAGGTTCCGCTCAGACATCGGAATGGTGTCGGGAATGTGTTGAAGGAGCAGTACGGCCTTCGCGACGTCCACGTCTATTTCCTCCAGTTTGCCGGCGTCGTGCTGCCCCTCTATCTCGTTGATAACCCCCACGTCTTGCGGGGTGATGTCGTGGAGTTCCGGTTCGATGAGATCATAAAAGTCGACAAGCGAAATGACGTCGGCCTCATCGGCGGCTGCCATCCACTCCTCCAAGAGTCCGTGAACGAGAGCCAGAATCGCTCGTGCAGTTCCCGAGAAGATCGACTTAGCCGGGTCGTGAGCTTCTTGCCGGAGATTCGAGAGGATCTCGAGAAATAGCGGTGGCTGATACGGGAGGAACGGGTAGAAGTCGATGAGCTGTTCCCGATCGATGCCGTCGAGCGGTGGCTCGGTGTTCTGTTCGATGCCTGAATAGACGAGGAGCGTCTCGGGCTCGTTGCTGGTTCGCTCGAGGACGCGTTTCGTATTCGTCCGCCCGGTGTCCGTCTTTTTGAGCAATCGCTGTGTGGATATTTCGCCGACGTGCCGGCTCGGGAGGCCGAACCGATGTGGGAATCGATCCTTGACGATGCTAAAGTCGGCACCGCGAGCTGCAAACTGCGGTTGGACGTCTTCGATCTTGGCTTGTGCTGTCGCCACCAATTGGATGTCGCCGTCGCCGATCTCGTCGACGCTCTCGGCGAGCGTCTGTAGCTCGGTGAGTCGGTCGAAGTCCGTGCCGATGAAGAGGCTGACCTCGTCAAGCAACAACACAAGTTTGACTGGCTGACCGAGTTCCTTCTCGCGGTCGCTCCGTATCTGTTCGAGCCGCTTGACCATCGCTTCGGGATCGAGATCGGACGGCGTCAGGTCGTCGATTCCGTCCGCTGTGCCGGTCTCCTGTTCGAAGAGCGCTGGAAGTACGACATCGGCGAGAGCCTTGTACTGCTGAACGTTCTGCCAGTCGTACTTTTCGGGACTGCCAACCGTATTCTGTAGTGCTGATTGGGTGTTCGTTGTCCGGTCGCTCCACGCGTCAGTCGTCCGGTACCAATCCTCGAAATACGCGACATTGAGTTGCGATGAGAGCCCCCCTTCGACGCCGGTAAGCCGTGCAGACGTATGAGCGCTCTGTAGGACGATCTCACTGAAGCTGAGTTCCTTTTGGCCCTGATGCTTCAGGAGATTCACCGAGATCGGGATGACCTCGTACTCCTCGTGGATCGACGACCACGTCGATTCGAGCGCCTCGAGCTCACGACCATCGGCGAGTTGTGCCCAGACAGCGTCTCGCTCTCGAAGCCACTCGCTGTCCATCAGGCCGCGAAGCACGCTGAGGAGGTGGCTCTTTCCGCTGCCGTAGTAGCCGTAGAGCCAGTAGTTCGCGCCCGACCGCATATCCTCGGAGCGCCCCAGTAGCCGCGAGAAGAAGTCGGACATGAAGTCCTCGGACTCCTCGGTTACGTGGTAGGTGTCGATCGATTCGAGCCGGTGATCCCGCCCATCGTCTTCTCGATCGATCCGCACCGACTCCTCGAAGTCGCTCCCGACGTCGGCAGCGAACCAGCTCTCGTCGGTCATAGTTCTCCCTCCCACGGTTCAGCCCAGTCGTACGTGTCGTCGACCGGATGGAGTCTCACTTCACCGTGAATTCCGCTCGCTTCCCAATTCGGATGGTCGCTTACACGTTCGGCCAAGGAGTCCCAGTACTGCTCCGGCTGGAAGAGGTAGAGCCAGCCGGTCGGCTGGGAAAGCCAGTCATCCCCATGGGCCTCCCACGAGTATCCTGACGCGACCAGCAGCGGTGTCGTTCCGATATTGGGAATCTGGCCCTGTAACGCCTGCTGTGTGTCGAGAACGCCGATCTCTCGCATCACGGATCGGAGTCCTTCGCCCCACCGACGCGTCGTCGATTCTGCGTAGTCGAACTCGCTCCCATCATCGTAATGGAATTCGTTCAGAAGGCGTTCAACTGTGTCCTGCTCGAAGTCCAGCCCGTCGACGCCGGATTCCTGAAGCCGATTGGCGTATCGGTGGACGATGTACTTCACGAGAGGGTCGTCCTCCACTAAGTAGAAGTATAGTACCTGCGCCTTG containing:
- a CDS encoding DUF1819 family protein, producing MALTRCGLLVERAEMLARLYARHRDWTVVEEQWLEERFDERSTRGSSKGIYRALSSRFKTAGSELPSIVQLPTVFDRCETKRDKAQVLYFYLVEDDPLVKYIVHRYANRLQESGVDGLDFEQDTVERLLNEFHYDDGSEFDYAESTTRRWGEGLRSVMREIGVLDTQQALQGQIPNIGTTPLLVASGYSWEAHGDDWLSQPTGWLYLFQPEQYWDSLAERVSDHPNWEASGIHGEVRLHPVDDTYDWAEPWEGEL
- a CDS encoding BREX protein BrxB domain-containing protein produces the protein MTSKRPFHDFTERLAQFADGRRGIRNPFVIVPVQPKYEQRVADRLSEWATNPNQTEGFPENGTVQVLRLDELFVETDVFELAVDLGKNSEPETITETMQDRLAEELVAVMVEEIESPAQQRHVVLLTHLGSLYPFTRASELLDELDRRNIQSTIGIPFPGDIVGGKLSFFGEESRNYYPAHQIEGRIEGVHLQ